The genomic DNA GCCGATTCTTCCCAGGAGCACCTTCTGGAGAAAGTAGTCCTTGACCTTGTCAGGCAATGGCTTGGTCATATCGGTATCAATGAAACCGGGCGCCACGGCATTCACGGTGACCCCTCGAGAAGCCACTTCATAGGCAAGGGATTTGGTGAAGGCCATGATACCCGCTTTTGAAGCGGCGTAATTGGTCTGCCCCGCATTTCCGATCTGACCGACGACCGAAGAGGTGTTGATGATCCTGCCCCACCTCTGCTTGGTCATGGGCCGAATGACCATTCTGGTGCAGTTGAAAACACTCTTCAGGTTGACGCGGATAACATCATCCCAATCCTCTTCCGACATCCTCATCAAAAGGCGATCCCGCACGATTCCGGCATTGTTGACAAGGATGTCAACCTTTTTAAACCGGTTCAGGATATCCTTGAAAAGGGATTCCACTTTGCTGAAATCGGAAACGTCGCACCGATGACTCTCGGCCACCGCGCCCTTTTCATGGATCATCCGAAGGGTCTCGTCGGCAGCCTCGTTATCCTTGTCATAATGAACAAGGATGATTTTTGATTTCCCGGCGGCGAATTTCATCGCGATGGCCCGCCCGATACCCCTTGATCCGCCGGTAATGACCACCACCTTTTCCGAATCTTCCATGTCTATCCTCTTTTTTCCTCTCCTGTCCCGATCCCCACTTTTTTTATCAACCCGGTAAAGCATAAACTACTATCGACTGAAGCCGATAGCTTTAAGGGCCAAGGTGCTCCCATTCCCGGAATGGGGCATTAAAACAAACACTGGTCCGCTGAGCAAACCCGGTGGGTTCTTTCGGTTTCAACCGTTCAATTTCCCCGGTCTCTCACCTTCACGTCCCTTGGAACCGGGCCAGGTATTCAGCCAACTTTTCAGGAATATCCTTTTCTCTGTATTCTGCGGCCATTTTAATGGCCTTCTTGACAGCCTTGGACGAGGAGGCTCCGTGGCATACGATCCCAACGCCGTTGATTCCCAGGATCGGGGCCCCCCCGTATTCTTCGTAATCCAATCTTTTTTTCATGAGTTTTGTCAGAATCGAACTGGTCTCACCGCATCCCGCCCTTTCGATCACGCTCTTACTATCCGCAAGCATGGCGGTCACGGTCTCGGCCATGCCCTCCAGGACCTTGA from Deltaproteobacteria bacterium includes the following:
- the fabG gene encoding 3-oxoacyl-[acyl-carrier-protein] reductase, with the translated sequence MEDSEKVVVITGGSRGIGRAIAMKFAAGKSKIILVHYDKDNEAADETLRMIHEKGAVAESHRCDVSDFSKVESLFKDILNRFKKVDILVNNAGIVRDRLLMRMSEEDWDDVIRVNLKSVFNCTRMVIRPMTKQRWGRIINTSSVVGQIGNAGQTNYAASKAGIMAFTKSLAYEVASRGVTVNAVAPGFIDTDMTKPLPDKVKDYFLQKVLLGRIGQPEDVAEVVYWLCSDAAGYMTGQIIHVNGGIFM